One bacterium genomic window carries:
- a CDS encoding amidohydrolase family protein — translation MKLLKSSKIFDGESFIEGYSILVNNGIIEDLVSKEDEPYISQIAEVIDFGDATVVPGFIDTHTHMLNYGINQETSIEKFETFEDIAEFIKGFISQNNLPYYIFTDFDESRWKDVKTPTRSDLDKISEKPIFLRRICGHMGVGNTSFIRLLSERVDLNAVKYDAETGIFLEEIPLKIHSIFPYSEDFQEQALLKAQDVFLKNGITTIHEIGTYRELRLLQKLRRNGKLKIRVRFYISDTTPYNFEFTGIESGLGDQLLKFQGLKYFADGSVGGESALFSFPYGKRKSQGLWLLKDNIEEEFKKALELNLQIAIHAIGNLAIKRTLSIIEEIGCGESFRIEHFEFPEDEDIEKAKNLKVKISVQPNFIYNWGREKGMYESKLGKFFLKNNPLKKFIKADLEFAFGSDAMPPSPITGIKGATLHPLCDERLTTEEALKYYTKKGAALTQEESQLGEIKRGCLADFVIVDNNLEEIKATIGNGEILSRG, via the coding sequence ATGAAACTGCTAAAATCTTCAAAAATATTTGATGGAGAGAGTTTCATAGAAGGATACTCTATACTCGTAAATAATGGGATCATTGAAGACCTGGTTTCAAAAGAGGATGAACCATACATATCCCAAATAGCTGAAGTAATAGATTTTGGGGACGCGACAGTTGTTCCCGGTTTCATCGACACCCATACCCATATGCTAAACTATGGGATTAACCAAGAAACCAGCATCGAAAAATTCGAGACCTTTGAAGATATAGCAGAATTCATAAAGGGATTCATTTCTCAAAATAACCTTCCCTATTATATTTTTACAGATTTTGACGAATCGAGGTGGAAAGATGTAAAAACCCCGACCAGATCGGATCTTGATAAAATATCAGAAAAACCCATATTCTTGCGAAGAATATGCGGACACATGGGCGTTGGCAATACATCTTTTATAAGGCTTCTAAGCGAAAGGGTGGACCTCAATGCGGTTAAATATGACGCTGAAACGGGGATCTTTCTCGAAGAAATACCCCTAAAAATCCACTCTATATTCCCTTACAGCGAAGACTTTCAGGAACAAGCGCTACTTAAAGCGCAAGATGTCTTCTTAAAGAATGGAATAACTACAATCCATGAAATAGGTACGTATCGAGAGCTTAGGCTTTTACAAAAGCTACGTAGAAATGGTAAATTAAAAATAAGAGTGCGGTTTTACATATCGGATACAACACCATATAACTTTGAGTTTACAGGAATAGAATCCGGATTGGGTGACCAACTTCTCAAATTCCAGGGGCTAAAATACTTTGCAGATGGCTCAGTAGGCGGTGAATCGGCTTTATTTTCATTTCCCTACGGTAAGAGAAAAAGCCAAGGACTCTGGCTCCTCAAAGATAACATAGAAGAAGAATTTAAAAAAGCACTGGAATTGAACCTTCAGATTGCAATTCACGCCATTGGAAATCTGGCAATAAAAAGAACCCTGAGTATCATTGAAGAGATAGGTTGTGGTGAGAGTTTCAGAATAGAACATTTTGAATTTCCCGAAGATGAAGATATAGAAAAAGCAAAGAATTTAAAGGTAAAAATCTCAGTTCAACCCAATTTTATCTATAATTGGGGCCGGGAAAAAGGAATGTACGAGTCTAAACTTGGAAAGTTCTTCTTGAAAAACAATCCACTGAAAAAATTCATTAAAGCGGATTTGGAATTTGCCTTCGGTTCTGATGCAATGCCCCCATCACCGATCACGGGAATAAAGGGTGCGACCCTTCACCCTCTGTGTGATGAACGCTTAACTACAGAAGAAGCGTTAAAGTATTATACAAAAAAGGGTGCTGCTTTGACACAGGAAGAGAGCCAATTAGGAGAAATTAAGAGAGGATGTCTTGCTGATTTTGTCATCGTTGACAATAACTTAGAAGAAATAAAAGCAACGATTGGAAACGGAGAGATTCTAAGCCGTGGATGA